From Methanobacterium formicicum, one genomic window encodes:
- a CDS encoding vWA domain-containing protein: MDKIVAFSGTLREKGIPVSIRSTHAGKEVSKLIDEEDPLFKSALAAVYVKEQRQRESFNQVFDEFFEGVVADGEEEGDEGTSSKASDKNVWSKSSQKWVITNQEDDNSEVKAPEIHSSEFNYHPPLEDYKEETPSDSELLRRDINTLNSFEPELFLLCQKMGKKIALVRSRRQRQAKIMRPDVRRTIRKNLQNGGALIDLVKSKPRIKKNQHFFLNDVSGSCDWISNWFFCLLYAAQNSFRRVRVFDFDNRCVETTSAMAEPDMMEAFIKVRDILHKNLMVHGTSNMYQAFESFLGKAQLNRRSTLMILTDCRDWAGPKVDGIPQSAELVEKMSRKCRKVMILNPEERKKWDVVDSCVSHYRDAGAEIHEVRNLNQLALLVRDL; the protein is encoded by the coding sequence ATGGATAAGATAGTTGCATTTTCTGGTACTTTGCGCGAGAAGGGGATTCCCGTCAGTATCCGAAGTACCCATGCCGGTAAAGAAGTTTCTAAATTAATAGATGAGGAAGATCCACTCTTCAAGTCAGCACTGGCCGCAGTGTATGTCAAAGAACAGAGACAGAGGGAATCGTTTAACCAGGTTTTTGATGAGTTCTTTGAAGGGGTTGTTGCTGATGGAGAGGAAGAAGGAGATGAAGGCACTTCAAGCAAGGCCTCTGATAAAAATGTCTGGTCAAAAAGTTCACAGAAATGGGTCATCACTAACCAGGAAGATGATAACAGCGAAGTAAAGGCTCCGGAGATACATTCCAGTGAATTCAATTACCATCCCCCACTGGAGGATTATAAAGAGGAAACACCCAGTGATTCCGAACTTCTCAGGCGGGATATTAACACCCTGAATTCCTTTGAACCGGAACTTTTCCTGTTGTGTCAGAAGATGGGTAAAAAAATTGCCCTGGTGCGTAGCCGGCGCCAGCGCCAGGCAAAGATCATGCGCCCCGATGTACGGCGTACCATCCGTAAAAATCTTCAAAATGGCGGGGCCCTTATTGACCTGGTTAAAAGCAAACCCCGGATTAAAAAGAACCAACACTTCTTTTTAAATGATGTGAGTGGTTCCTGTGACTGGATCAGTAACTGGTTTTTCTGTCTGCTCTACGCTGCCCAGAATTCCTTCCGCCGGGTTCGGGTATTTGATTTTGACAATCGTTGCGTGGAAACCACCAGTGCCATGGCTGAACCCGACATGATGGAAGCTTTTATCAAGGTTCGGGATATTTTACATAAGAATCTCATGGTCCACGGGACCAGCAACATGTACCAGGCCTTTGAATCCTTTTTAGGTAAGGCTCAACTTAACCGCCGTTCCACCCTCATGATTCTCACTGATTGCCGGGACTGGGCTGGTCCCAAGGTAGATGGGATACCACAGAGTGCGGAGCTGGTGGAGAAGATGAGTCGTAAGTGCCGGAAGGTGATGATACTCAACCCTGAGGAGAGAAAAAAATGGGATGTGGTGGATAGCTGTGTTTCCCATTACCGTGATGCTGGTGCCGAGATACACGAGGTCCGGAACCTCAATCAACTGGCCCTGCTGGTAAGGGATCTTTAA
- a CDS encoding M48 family metallopeptidase gives MLETDLLIDTELSKMHLEEALDFLHKFYLLPQPDLFKNVSKTVEDGVGVLSYTATDPENKWEARIKIRATNPFQVKFTTTSTTPNLDHELDVLKEDILIGLHTFEDAIRQSTLYFAWVEGEDIIPEAPPTRRKKASFRMFGSNMILIYLLFFGVNLVLFLLLGIIAAIIAILALQFVIVLFSDRLLLRTSDWRITSDNPRVHILEYQLPLEEYQKFQEKFNENIIIKMKEEIYQKSLGVGLTPTCELGEETFQEYGFHCQPDLKVSKVVDVYSIVQEAASKFNIAMPQVAVSNTMIPNAAATGPSPNRGLVLITTGLLVQLEEDEILSVIGHEMGHLSGRDPLILFSIISAEFLMRFTILFPLVALSPFIYLIVALGVIFFVAKFFETRADLLSAMKIGQPQVLANALRKIGYQRLHAERISPTRLPSWVNFDPHPPIYFRIDRLESMKSPPEVKNPLIRSARDVVNGFKRTLGL, from the coding sequence ATGTTGGAAACAGACTTGTTAATTGACACCGAACTCTCGAAAATGCATCTGGAAGAAGCACTGGATTTTTTACATAAATTTTATCTACTGCCTCAACCAGATTTGTTTAAAAATGTTTCTAAAACTGTGGAGGATGGAGTGGGAGTTCTATCTTACACTGCCACCGATCCGGAGAATAAATGGGAAGCTAGGATTAAAATCCGGGCAACTAATCCCTTCCAGGTCAAGTTTACCACCACCAGTACAACCCCCAATTTAGACCATGAACTGGATGTCCTTAAAGAGGATATACTGATTGGTCTTCACACCTTTGAGGATGCAATTCGCCAGTCCACCCTCTATTTTGCCTGGGTGGAGGGCGAGGATATCATACCGGAAGCACCTCCCACCCGCCGTAAAAAGGCCTCCTTTCGTATGTTTGGAAGCAATATGATCCTGATTTACCTCTTATTTTTTGGAGTTAACCTGGTTCTTTTCCTTTTACTGGGCATAATAGCAGCTATTATTGCTATATTAGCCCTTCAGTTTGTAATTGTCCTTTTTTCCGACCGTTTACTGCTTAGGACCAGTGACTGGAGGATTACCTCTGATAATCCCCGGGTGCATATCCTGGAGTACCAGTTACCCCTGGAAGAATACCAGAAATTCCAGGAGAAATTCAATGAAAATATTATCATTAAAATGAAGGAGGAGATTTACCAGAAAAGCCTGGGGGTGGGACTAACTCCCACCTGTGAACTGGGTGAAGAAACATTCCAGGAGTATGGTTTCCACTGTCAGCCTGATTTGAAGGTGTCCAAGGTGGTTGATGTTTACAGCATAGTGCAGGAGGCCGCCAGTAAGTTCAACATTGCCATGCCCCAGGTGGCCGTGAGTAACACCATGATACCCAATGCCGCTGCCACCGGACCCAGCCCTAACCGGGGATTAGTGCTCATAACCACCGGACTTCTGGTGCAACTGGAAGAGGATGAAATTTTATCGGTAATTGGTCATGAAATGGGTCATCTATCTGGAAGAGACCCCCTGATTCTTTTCAGCATAATTTCCGCTGAATTCTTAATGAGATTCACCATACTATTCCCCCTGGTAGCTCTATCTCCATTTATTTACCTGATTGTGGCCCTGGGAGTTATATTCTTCGTGGCTAAATTCTTTGAAACCCGGGCCGATCTTCTATCCGCCATGAAGATTGGCCAACCCCAGGTCCTGGCCAATGCTCTGCGTAAAATTGGTTACCAGCGCCTCCATGCCGAAAGGATATCTCCCACCAGACTCCCCTCCTGGGTTAACTTCGACCCTCATCCCCCCATATATTTCCGTATCGACCGCCTGGAGAGTATGAAA
- a CDS encoding AAA family ATPase, whose product MEVTNIKINTKSGTTKKGVYSIDYIRDALVGARYIPDDNIITILYLSLELGKPILVEGPPGTGKTQLAKSISQALGRDFFRVQCYEGITFEQMVGEWNYQKQLLHLEMSRLKETEQDVFCEEFFIKRPLLQAFINPVPAVLLIDEIDKADEEVESFLLQALGEKEITVNDLGTFTLKNDLVVVLTSNSQRMLLDETRDRCLFLYIDYPTLEREMEIVKSLVPEAPHELVEKVVGIMQRIRKLELMKIPSIRGTVDWIRTLLLTSGDDSSDETLEKTVQVVLKSEEDREKVNTRIFK is encoded by the coding sequence ATGGAGGTAACTAACATCAAAATTAATACGAAGTCCGGTACCACTAAAAAAGGTGTTTACAGCATCGATTACATCAGGGATGCCCTGGTGGGTGCCCGTTACATTCCCGATGATAATATAATCACCATCCTCTACCTCTCCCTTGAACTGGGAAAACCCATCCTGGTGGAGGGTCCCCCGGGGACTGGTAAAACCCAACTGGCCAAGTCTATTTCCCAGGCTTTGGGTAGGGATTTTTTCAGGGTGCAATGTTACGAGGGCATAACCTTTGAACAGATGGTGGGAGAATGGAACTATCAGAAACAGTTACTCCATCTGGAGATGTCCCGTCTTAAAGAGACTGAACAGGATGTGTTTTGTGAGGAATTTTTTATTAAAAGACCACTGCTACAGGCCTTCATTAACCCGGTTCCTGCAGTGTTACTGATTGATGAAATTGATAAGGCTGATGAGGAGGTGGAAAGCTTCCTTCTCCAGGCTCTGGGTGAAAAAGAGATCACGGTAAATGATCTGGGAACATTCACCCTAAAAAACGATCTGGTGGTTGTTTTAACTTCCAATTCCCAGAGAATGCTTTTAGACGAAACCAGAGATCGGTGCCTTTTCCTTTATATTGATTATCCTACCCTGGAGAGGGAAATGGAAATTGTTAAGTCCCTGGTACCAGAAGCACCCCACGAACTGGTGGAGAAAGTGGTGGGGATCATGCAGAGGATCAGGAAACTGGAGCTAATGAAGATACCATCTATTCGGGGAACAGTGGACTGGATACGTACCCTGCTTTTAACTTCAGGTGATGATTCTAGTGATGAAACCCTGGAGAAAACTGTCCAGGTGGTTTTAAAATCAGAGGAAGACCGTGAAAAGGTGAATACCCGGATATTCAAGTGA
- a CDS encoding metallophosphoesterase: protein MPSQEVDVVKLPHRGLALIASDLHGNLKDFHKLLQIWQNTPVKDKHLIFTGDFIHAMGTKEADNSLELLEEIQLDCKKYPGFHLLLGNHEWATITGNPIYKGGVNQSLIFEKLLKDKYGSRWKVKLAEYSHFFKKLPVAVKTSKGVFISHSGPPENVKSLRQIMNITRRGYSANQSLFELLWRRYHDYSKQDVDQFLEAVGCQAMIVGHTPVDGYKLYGNQLIISSSYTKGRKAYVELDLKKDISNGGDLKKMVRYLR from the coding sequence ATGCCTAGTCAGGAAGTGGATGTGGTAAAACTACCGCACCGGGGCCTGGCATTAATTGCCAGCGACCTTCACGGAAACCTAAAAGACTTCCATAAACTACTCCAAATATGGCAGAATACACCAGTTAAAGATAAGCACCTCATTTTCACTGGAGATTTCATCCATGCCATGGGCACCAAAGAAGCAGATAATTCCCTGGAATTACTGGAAGAAATCCAGTTAGACTGCAAGAAATATCCCGGTTTCCACCTCTTACTGGGAAACCATGAGTGGGCAACCATAACCGGTAATCCAATTTACAAGGGTGGAGTTAACCAAAGTCTTATTTTTGAAAAACTCTTAAAAGACAAGTATGGCAGTCGATGGAAGGTCAAACTCGCTGAATATAGTCATTTTTTTAAAAAACTTCCCGTAGCAGTTAAAACATCAAAGGGAGTTTTTATTAGTCATTCAGGCCCTCCTGAGAATGTTAAATCACTACGGCAGATAATGAACATAACCCGAAGGGGGTATTCGGCTAACCAGTCCCTTTTTGAGCTTCTGTGGAGACGTTACCATGATTATAGTAAGCAGGATGTGGACCAGTTCCTGGAAGCAGTGGGCTGCCAGGCCATGATCGTAGGCCACACACCAGTGGATGGCTATAAACTATACGGAAATCAGCTGATCATATCCTCCAGTTACACTAAAGGTAGAAAAGCGTATGTGGAACTGGACCTGAAAAAAGATATTAGCAATGGCGGCGATCTTAAGAAAATGGTAAGATACCTCCGTTGA
- the nucS gene encoding endonuclease NucS → MKLVEEKNPDTPRVLEIINEGLSKRAVITIMACCRVDYDGRAVSRLGLGDRIILIKSDGSFIIHQDRNLDPVNWQPPKTKVTADIYQGMVKIKGVRRNPSESLEVKILQTHMISYFIGEDSESLELAGYEANMGDLIFKDPEVFEKGFRPTSREYHTPQGFIDILGKDQDGNITILELKSRKAGTNAVKQLRRYVDCFSDHKEKVRGVLVAPSATDDALELLEEQGMEFKALEPPRELGTDKVVTLENFFGRSSSE, encoded by the coding sequence ATGAAACTGGTGGAAGAAAAAAACCCGGACACTCCACGTGTACTAGAGATTATCAATGAAGGACTATCCAAAAGGGCAGTTATCACCATCATGGCCTGTTGTCGTGTTGATTATGATGGGAGGGCTGTTAGCCGCCTGGGATTGGGAGACAGGATCATTTTAATTAAATCAGATGGTTCATTCATCATCCACCAGGACCGGAACCTGGACCCGGTCAACTGGCAGCCACCCAAAACCAAAGTAACTGCTGATATTTACCAGGGGATGGTTAAAATAAAGGGTGTTAGACGAAACCCCTCTGAATCATTGGAAGTTAAAATCCTGCAAACCCACATGATATCCTACTTCATAGGCGAAGATTCAGAAAGCCTGGAACTGGCAGGATACGAGGCCAACATGGGGGACCTAATTTTCAAAGACCCGGAAGTATTTGAAAAGGGATTCCGCCCTACTTCCCGTGAATACCATACACCACAGGGCTTTATTGACATACTGGGAAAGGACCAGGATGGGAACATCACTATTTTGGAGCTTAAAAGCCGGAAGGCAGGTACCAATGCGGTTAAACAGTTAAGGCGCTACGTGGACTGCTTCAGTGACCATAAAGAAAAAGTCCGGGGGGTGCTGGTTGCTCCATCAGCTACGGATGATGCCCTGGAATTACTGGAAGAACAGGGAATGGAATTCAAAGCCCTTGAACCGCCCCGAGAGTTGGGTACCGATAAAGTGGTTACCCTAGAAAACTTCTTTGGACGCAGTAGTTCGGAATAA
- a CDS encoding PAS domain S-box protein — translation MVDNSNSDLNRGVYGSIFKSSLDAMLITKPDGSILAANPSAEKMFRMTQEEIIIAGRERLLVQDESLKSALHQCVQNGRVKAELTFQRKDGSLFHGEVTSTIFTDADGMIKTSMSIRDITPRKQNEKALKESKARYKSLYETMIQGVVYQDKKGRIVSMNPAAEKIMGYTFKQVKNRTSEDPIWQAIHEDYTPFPGDEHPSMVALKTGKEVKNVIMGVKYPPRGGYTWLNIHAVPEFENGQDKPYQVYTTFEDITEHRKIEEELKRHAALLDVSYEAIFSWNFDSKILSWNQGAERLYGYSYHEAIGARGHELLKTEFTGGFQEILKKLDQDQTWSGELIHQMKNGKKIIVESRLQLITDISGEKIVLETNRDVTNRKKVEEKLKEAMNNLEEQVEERTQELIRANDYNRNLIETSLDPQVTIGPDGRITDVNRATEKVTGYSRVELIGTDFADYFTNPEDAKKGYQQVFHYGLVRDYPLEIKHKNNSLTPVLYNASVYRDEHGEVVGVFAAARDITERKNAEEELRKYWENLEEQVKLRTEELAKSNADLKQFAYVASHDLREPLRMITNFLQLLERRYKDKLDDDAREFINFAVDGAKRLDSMIIDLLEYSRIANKDVMFTEVDLDKVLDKIKLNLNIAINENHARITHDNLPTTLRADENQMVLLFQNLIGNAIKYRSENEPKIHVSCKKQRNFFQFAVRDNGIGIEPKHLERIFTIFQRLHTHQEYEGSGIGLSIAQRIVHQHGGEIWAESELGNGTTFYFTLRS, via the coding sequence ATGGTCGATAATTCTAATTCTGATCTAAATCGGGGTGTATATGGTTCAATTTTTAAAAGTAGTTTAGATGCCATGTTAATTACCAAACCCGATGGTTCTATTCTTGCAGCTAACCCTAGTGCAGAAAAAATGTTTAGAATGACCCAGGAAGAGATTATCATTGCGGGAAGAGAAAGATTACTTGTTCAGGATGAATCTTTAAAATCTGCCCTTCATCAATGCGTCCAGAATGGTAGGGTAAAGGCAGAGTTAACTTTCCAGCGCAAAGATGGTTCTCTCTTCCACGGTGAGGTAACTTCTACTATTTTCACTGATGCCGATGGAATGATCAAGACCAGTATGAGTATTAGGGATATTACCCCCCGCAAACAGAATGAAAAAGCCCTGAAAGAGAGTAAAGCCCGCTATAAGAGCCTATATGAAACCATGATCCAGGGTGTTGTTTATCAGGATAAAAAGGGCCGTATAGTGTCCATGAACCCTGCGGCCGAAAAAATTATGGGTTACACCTTTAAACAGGTTAAAAATAGGACTTCTGAAGACCCCATATGGCAGGCCATACATGAAGACTACACTCCCTTCCCTGGAGATGAACATCCCTCTATGGTTGCTCTAAAAACAGGGAAAGAAGTTAAAAACGTTATTATGGGAGTTAAGTATCCTCCCCGTGGGGGATACACCTGGTTAAATATACACGCGGTCCCTGAATTTGAAAATGGCCAGGATAAACCCTACCAGGTTTACACTACCTTTGAAGATATCACCGAACACCGGAAGATTGAAGAAGAATTAAAAAGACACGCTGCTTTATTGGATGTTTCCTACGAAGCTATTTTCTCCTGGAATTTTGATTCCAAAATATTATCCTGGAACCAGGGCGCAGAAAGGTTGTATGGCTACAGTTACCATGAAGCTATTGGTGCTCGAGGCCATGAACTCCTGAAAACAGAATTCACCGGGGGATTCCAGGAGATACTTAAAAAATTGGACCAAGACCAGACCTGGTCTGGTGAATTGATCCACCAAATGAAAAACGGTAAAAAAATCATAGTTGAAAGTCGTCTGCAGCTAATCACCGATATATCCGGTGAAAAAATTGTTTTAGAAACCAATCGCGATGTCACCAACCGTAAAAAGGTGGAAGAAAAACTTAAAGAGGCAATGAATAATCTGGAAGAACAGGTTGAAGAACGTACCCAGGAGTTAATAAGGGCCAACGATTATAACCGTAATCTCATAGAGACCTCCCTTGATCCACAGGTGACCATTGGCCCCGATGGTAGGATCACCGATGTTAACCGGGCCACAGAAAAGGTAACTGGCTATTCCAGGGTAGAATTAATAGGAACTGACTTTGCAGATTACTTCACCAATCCCGAAGATGCTAAGAAAGGATACCAGCAAGTTTTCCATTACGGACTGGTGAGGGATTATCCTCTGGAAATTAAACACAAAAACAACAGCTTAACCCCTGTCCTGTACAATGCCTCAGTCTACCGGGACGAACATGGTGAGGTAGTGGGGGTTTTTGCCGCTGCACGTGATATAACTGAACGTAAGAATGCCGAGGAAGAACTACGGAAGTACTGGGAGAATCTGGAGGAACAGGTCAAACTACGCACTGAAGAACTGGCTAAATCCAATGCTGATTTGAAACAGTTCGCCTACGTAGCTTCCCACGACTTAAGGGAACCGTTGCGAATGATCACCAATTTCCTGCAACTACTGGAAAGGCGATATAAGGATAAATTAGACGATGATGCCCGGGAATTCATAAATTTTGCGGTGGACGGTGCTAAACGTTTAGACAGTATGATCATTGACCTTTTAGAATACTCCAGGATAGCCAACAAAGATGTGATGTTCACAGAAGTGGACCTGGATAAAGTGCTGGATAAAATTAAATTAAATCTTAACATTGCCATCAATGAAAACCATGCCCGGATAACCCATGATAATCTACCCACTACACTTAGAGCCGATGAAAATCAGATGGTTTTACTGTTCCAGAATCTTATAGGAAATGCCATCAAGTACCGTAGTGAAAATGAACCCAAAATCCATGTATCCTGTAAAAAGCAAAGGAATTTTTTCCAATTTGCGGTGCGTGATAATGGTATTGGAATAGAACCCAAACATCTGGAACGGATTTTCACCATTTTCCAGAGACTTCACACCCACCAGGAATACGAGGGATCAGGTATTGGTTTATCCATTGCCCAGAGGATTGTACACCAGCATGGTGGTGAAATCTGGGCGGAATCTGAACTGGGAAATGGAACCACCTTTTATTTCACCCTGAGATCCTAA